One window of the Desulfolucanica intricata genome contains the following:
- a CDS encoding YraN family protein, with the protein MTVRRQLLGRRGETAAVEYLLQKGYKIILQNFRCYLGEIDIIAKEGDTIIFVEVRARSTDSFGLPQESVSIKKQNRLRKLAQYYISKFSISDSCRFDVLGIMFEANGRIKSIEHFINAF; encoded by the coding sequence ATGACAGTTAGAAGACAACTACTGGGGCGTAGAGGAGAAACAGCAGCGGTAGAATACCTCTTGCAAAAAGGATATAAAATAATACTGCAAAATTTTCGTTGCTATCTAGGAGAAATTGACATCATTGCCAAAGAAGGAGACACAATTATATTTGTAGAAGTGAGAGCACGCAGTACCGATTCTTTTGGTTTACCACAGGAGAGTGTCAGTATAAAAAAGCAAAACAGATTGCGTAAGCTGGCTCAATATTACATATCTAAATTCTCTATATCAGATAGCTGCCGATTTGATGTTCTTGGTATTATGTTTGAAGCAAACGGGAGAATTAAAAGTATTGAACATTTTATAAATGCATTTTAA